GGCAAAGAGATTACTACATCAGAGATTTGTCTTAAAGGTGATTTTTTCTCTCGTGTAATTAAAACTATTTTTGCGTAATTTTTTCTAGCCTGCTTAGCCATTAATAGTGGTTCCTGTGTCATTCCACTATAAGAAAAAATAATCAAAACATCATTTTTTGTGATATTTGTAATTCCCTCTAAGGCAATGTGTGAACTTCTTATAAAAGTGACCTCTTTGCCACTACGAAATAACTTATCAAAAAAATCTTCTGCGGCTAACCCTGAAGCTCCTTCACCAGCAATAAATACCACTCTCGCTTTATCAATCAATTCAACAGCTTGGTTCAGTTCTTCATGATCGATAGATCTGCCCAGGTCAACAAGATTTTTGCTTAAACTAGTTTGCAACTTAAATAGTACACTTGTAGGGTTATCATTTTCAGTTATAATCGTTTCAATTTGATTATTAATTTTTACCGGTTGTTCCTGAGCACAAGCTATTTGAAAGTCTTTAAAACCCTTAAAGCCTAAATTCTTACAAAATCGAATTACAGACGCACCACTAGTTTTAGTAATATCGCCTAGTTCTTTAATATTTTTACTTAAAAAAATACTAGGATTTTTTAAATAGGTATCTGCTATAAGAGCTGAAGTTTTATTAAAAGTTGGATATGCATTAGAAATTTTGCTGGTTAAGTTAGACATACAGATCATCCCCTAATCTATTTTTTTAAATACAATCTTAGTTTGATCATCAATATAGTTTAACAAATTAACATATTCAGGTGTAACCCAGCCTATCACATTACTACGTACTTCAAACGGTAAATCTTGTTTAACAATATCTATTTCTCCACTGTATCGCTGGGCTAATTTATTTTGCATAATAATAGAACCTTTTCTTCGATTTAATGCATGTTCAATTGCCACACCAGGTGTACGAGGGCAAGTTAAACGGACGATATTCTCAGGAATATCTTTACGTATCTCAAATTTTTGATCATATAAAGTTTGGTACTTTTTCAAAAGATGACACTCAATATTCATGACACCATTTTGTTGAAAATCATGAATATATCTTAATTGTTTAATCGAGGCACGACTATCACCAATAAAAATATCGTCAACATTAGCTTCTTGCATCAATTCAACTGCAGCAACATACGGTAACTGTCCACGGTGTTTTTCAACTGTTGGTAGACCTTCATATAAAGGGAAACGCTTGATTTCATCCCCTGGTACAAAAGCTTGTGTACGTAAACCTAAATCTTTAAAAAGCCAATTTTTACGTTTAAAATCATCCCACCCCATACCAGTATCCGTATGAGGATAAAAGTTATAAGTTAAAGTTAATTTATTTAAATCTACATTTGCTTCTTTAGCTGTCTCAATATATTTGGGTGTAACAACACTAGCATTTAACAAAATATTGAAATCTTCTTGTAGCCTTTTTACCAATTTAAAATCATCAAAACCATAATCTAGTCTTAAAGCTTTAAATCCTTTTTCTTTCAATGCTTTAAAATTGTTTTTAGGTATATCTAATCGTTCTAAAGTAACAGGTGATACATCTGGTATTACTTCAAGTTTTAAGTCATTACATAATTTGAAAAATTTAGGTAATTTTTGATCAAGATTAGAATAATCTTCCTCAGGAATTTGCAAAGAAGTAAAAACATATTTAGCACCGGCTTTAGCTGCTTCTTTTAAGTACTCCTCATCATAATCACGAAAATAAACGGAAATCCCTAACATCTTTCTTTCCTTTCTGATAAAGAAAAGCCATTCTTGACGAATGACCTTCTTTTTTTAATACTATTTAATTAATTTCTATTTCGAACATTATTTACAGCTGATCTATTTGCTTTAACATACGCTGTAATTTTTTTACCAGTTGAACTGGATAGAAACTTCTTGATTGCTTTATTATGCTTACGAGAAACTACAGCATCATAAATTCCACATAAATCTGCTTTATCTGCATTAGTTTGGTCATCTTTATTCTTTTGAATCTCATTATATCTTTGAGTAACTAAACTGATTAATTTAGCATCATTAGCGGATTGTTTATCATCATTAACAGCGGCAAATGCTAAGCTTGCAATATCACCATATTTAGACAATAAATAATGTCCACCTGCAAAATCATTAGCAGTTGCAATTGTTTCAGGCTTTAAAATAGGTGTATTTCTTTCATTAGTTAACAATATTACCGCAGTATTATCATGTGGATCAACAACAGTCAACGTACCAGTCCAACCAGTATGTCCAACAGTAGACGCATCTGATAATCCTGAGAATGCCCATCCATAAGCATTACTTGCTTGTCGTCTCCAACCTAAACCATAACTAGAATTAGTTGATTTAGGCTTAATAAATTCATCAAGTGTATCTTCATCAAATACTTGATGATTACCATATCCACCACGATTTATTACCATTTGGGCAAGAACAGCTAAATCTGAAGCATTTCCAAATAGGCCAGCATGTCCACTTACACCATGCATTGTGTAATATGCCTTCTCATCATGTACTTGTCCTTGTAAAGTATAACGACGAATATTATTAAAACTAATTTGCCCGTCACGACTATTACCATTTAATTCTGTAGCGGCGATATTATTCTTAGTTATTCCTTTTTCTAATGGTTTATACATCAAGTGAGTTAACCCTAACGGTTTATAAATATGGTTTTCTACATATTGGTCTTCTCTTTCACCTGTTATCTTTTCAATAATAAGGCCTAAAAGCATGTAATCAACGTCGGAATAAATAGTTTTGGTACCTGGTTTATACTGTAAAGGCGTAGCAATAATCTTTTCTAGAATATTGTTCCTATCTTGCGTATAAACTGGGGTGGCATCTTTTTTGCGTTTATTAGAATTATTTGGATCATAATTATTATTATGATATTGAGGGTCTGCTGGAAATCCTGCTTGATGCATTAAAATATCACGAATAGTCAGATCTGTTTTACCTTTAATCTTATCACTCGCTTTATCCTTAAAAGTTGGAAAAATAGTATTAACTTTTGCATCAATATTTAATTTTTTCTCTGATACTAGCTTCTGAATCGCCATATTGGTTGCCCACATCTTTGTGTTTGAAGCTAAGTCATATAAAGTTGTATTAGTTACTTTAGGTGCACTTTTAATTTGCTTACCATCTTGCGTATATGCATTTACTCTACCATAAGCAGTGCGCTTGATAATTTGTCCATTATGTATAACAACTATTTGTGCAGATGGATAACCATTTTTAATCTCAGCTTTTATTAACTTATCCATAGCTTTAAAAGTATCGTTATCACGATATTTTTTAGTATTATCAATCAGAACCGGATATGGTAATTTTACATCGATTTTATCACTAGCGGATATTCCTTTTTGAGGTGAAATTTGCAAAGCATTATTACCATTTTTTGTATACTTACTAATATCTAATTTTACCCATTTATTACGACCTACTTTAGTTAATTTAATATTCCGACCGTTAATATATAGACTAAATTTCTTAGGATTATTACTATAAACCCAAACTGAACCTTGACCTTTAAAGCCATAAAAC
This is a stretch of genomic DNA from Lactobacillus crispatus. It encodes these proteins:
- a CDS encoding MupG family TIM beta-alpha barrel fold protein yields the protein MLGISVYFRDYDEEYLKEAAKAGAKYVFTSLQIPEEDYSNLDQKLPKFFKLCNDLKLEVIPDVSPVTLERLDIPKNNFKALKEKGFKALRLDYGFDDFKLVKRLQEDFNILLNASVVTPKYIETAKEANVDLNKLTLTYNFYPHTDTGMGWDDFKRKNWLFKDLGLRTQAFVPGDEIKRFPLYEGLPTVEKHRGQLPYVAAVELMQEANVDDIFIGDSRASIKQLRYIHDFQQNGVMNIECHLLKKYQTLYDQKFEIRKDIPENIVRLTCPRTPGVAIEHALNRRKGSIIMQNKLAQRYSGEIDIVKQDLPFEVRSNVIGWVTPEYVNLLNYIDDQTKIVFKKID
- a CDS encoding MurR/RpiR family transcriptional regulator, which gives rise to MSNLTSKISNAYPTFNKTSALIADTYLKNPSIFLSKNIKELGDITKTSGASVIRFCKNLGFKGFKDFQIACAQEQPVKINNQIETIITENDNPTSVLFKLQTSLSKNLVDLGRSIDHEELNQAVELIDKARVVFIAGEGASGLAAEDFFDKLFRSGKEVTFIRSSHIALEGITNITKNDVLIIFSYSGMTQEPLLMAKQARKNYAKIVLITREKKSPLRQISDVVISLPTNEKLLRFGAVNSLFSEMFVSSLLYLSLISPKLNELKEKMEITQKLTDYLKIKD
- the pbp4b gene encoding penicillin binding protein PBP4B → MNRKHLVTKSCTAALSLLMLASTSVVCIPNSINQPVFAATSKRSQEPAGQYQINESFPIDEKDDNPRFDTWSLLDNINRKFYGFKGQGSVWVYSNNPKKFSLYINGRNIKLTKVGRNKWVKLDISKYTKNGNNALQISPQKGISASDKIDVKLPYPVLIDNTKKYRDNDTFKAMDKLIKAEIKNGYPSAQIVVIHNGQIIKRTAYGRVNAYTQDGKQIKSAPKVTNTTLYDLASNTKMWATNMAIQKLVSEKKLNIDAKVNTIFPTFKDKASDKIKGKTDLTIRDILMHQAGFPADPQYHNNNYDPNNSNKRKKDATPVYTQDRNNILEKIIATPLQYKPGTKTIYSDVDYMLLGLIIEKITGEREDQYVENHIYKPLGLTHLMYKPLEKGITKNNIAATELNGNSRDGQISFNNIRRYTLQGQVHDEKAYYTMHGVSGHAGLFGNASDLAVLAQMVINRGGYGNHQVFDEDTLDEFIKPKSTNSSYGLGWRRQASNAYGWAFSGLSDASTVGHTGWTGTLTVVDPHDNTAVILLTNERNTPILKPETIATANDFAGGHYLLSKYGDIASLAFAAVNDDKQSANDAKLISLVTQRYNEIQKNKDDQTNADKADLCGIYDAVVSRKHNKAIKKFLSSSTGKKITAYVKANRSAVNNVRNRN